The proteins below are encoded in one region of Scatophagus argus isolate fScaArg1 chromosome 24, fScaArg1.pri, whole genome shotgun sequence:
- the runx1 gene encoding runt-related transcription factor 1 isoform X2 codes for MVFLWDAKYDPAPGRRYTPPSTTLASGGKMAEALPLGAQEAGGGAALVGKLRMADRGMVEVISDHPSELVKTDSPNFLCSVLPTHWRCNKTLPIAFKVVALGDIPDGTLVTVMAGNDENYSAELRNATAAIKNQVARFNDLRFVGRSGRGKSFTLTITVFTNPPQVATYQRAIKITVDGPREPRRHRQKMDEVKPGSLAFSERLTELEHLRRSSMRVTPPHHHHHQASANTRQSAALNSASFSSPTHTQITTDSRQMQSSPSWSYDQSYPYLGQITTPTVHTANPLSPGRSSLSDLSSRLTGPDLTAFGDPRMTLERPFTSLPSLPDSRFSDPRVHYPPTAAAFTYTPSHNPVSNGALGITMATAMATTPAGRYHTYLPPPYTANTPHQAQNGPFQSTSSPYHLYYSTAAGSYQFSMMAGGGGSSDSRSPPRILPPCTNASTGSSLLHPSLPSQNDGVGVEVESSHSSSPTNMAAAEAVWRPY; via the exons ATGGTGTTCCTGTGGGACGCAAAATACG ACCCAGCCCCCGGCCGGCGTTacacccccccctccaccaccctcGCCTCGGGGGGGAAGATGGCCGAAGCCCTGCCCCTGGGCGCCCAGGAGGCCGGAGGCGGGGCCGCACTGGTGGGAAAACTGCGCATGGCCGACCGCGGCATGGTGGAG gtgatCTCCGATCATCCAAGTGAGCTGGTGAAGACAGACAGTCCCAACTTCCTGTGCTCTGTGCTGCCCACACACTGGAGGTGTAACAAGACTCTGCCCATCGCTTTCAAG GTGGTTGCCCTGGGCGACATCCCTGACGGCACCCTGGTGACGGTGATGGCGGGAAACGATGAGAACTACTCAGCTGAGCTTCGCAACGCCACGGCCGCCATCAAGAACCAAGTGGCCAGATTCAATGACCTGCGCTTTGTTGGCCGCAGTGGAAGAG GGAAGAGTTTCACTCTGACAATCACAGTGTTCACCAACCCTCCTCAGGTGGCTACGTACCAGAGAGCCATTAAGATTACAGTGGACGGTCCCAGAGAGCCACGGC gCCATCGGCAGAAGATGGACGAGGTCAAACCCGGCTCTCTGGCTTTCTCTGAGAGGCTAACGGAGCTGGAGCATCTGAGACGGAGCTCGATGAGGGTGACGCCTcctcaccaccatcaccatcaagCCTCCGCCAACACCCGCCAGTCTGCAGCGCTcaactctgcctccttctccaGCCCCACGCACACTCAGATAACCACTG attCCAGGCAGATGCAGTCATCTCCATCTTGGTCCTACGATCAGTCATATCCCTACCTTGGCCAGATAACAACACCCACAGTCCACACAGCCAACCCCCTTTCACCTGGTCGATCTTCGCTCAGTGACCTGTCCTCACGACTCACAG GTCCTGACCTCACAGCCTTCGGCGACCCCAGGATGACCTTAGAACGACCTTTCACCTCCCTACCCTCCTTGCCTGACTCCCGCTTCTCTGACCCCCGGGTCCACTACCCTCCCACAGCGGCCGCCTTCACCTACACCCCCTCTCACAACCCCGTCTCCAATGGCGCCCTAGgcatcaccatggcaacggcCATGGCAACCACTCCAGCAGGGAGGTACCACACCTACCTGCCTCCTCCCTATACAGCAAACACCCCCCACCAGGCTCAAAACGGGCCATTCCAGTCCACCTCCTCGCCATATCACCTGTACTACTCTACCGCCGCCGGGTCATACCAGTTCTCCATGATGGCTGGGGGAGGAGGCAGCAGTGACTCGCGTTCCCCGCCGAGAATCCTGCCACCGTGCACCAATGCCTCCACGGGCTCCTCCCTGCTGCACCCCTCTTTGCCCAGTCAGAATGACGGAGTGGGTGTGGAGGTGGAgtccagccacagcagctctcCGACAAACATGGCAGCTGCTGAAGCTGTCTGGAGACCTTACTGA
- the runx1 gene encoding runt-related transcription factor 1 isoform X1, whose translation MASNSIFETVSSYQSAFTRDPAPGRRYTPPSTTLASGGKMAEALPLGAQEAGGGAALVGKLRMADRGMVEVISDHPSELVKTDSPNFLCSVLPTHWRCNKTLPIAFKVVALGDIPDGTLVTVMAGNDENYSAELRNATAAIKNQVARFNDLRFVGRSGRGKSFTLTITVFTNPPQVATYQRAIKITVDGPREPRRHRQKMDEVKPGSLAFSERLTELEHLRRSSMRVTPPHHHHHQASANTRQSAALNSASFSSPTHTQITTDSRQMQSSPSWSYDQSYPYLGQITTPTVHTANPLSPGRSSLSDLSSRLTGPDLTAFGDPRMTLERPFTSLPSLPDSRFSDPRVHYPPTAAAFTYTPSHNPVSNGALGITMATAMATTPAGRYHTYLPPPYTANTPHQAQNGPFQSTSSPYHLYYSTAAGSYQFSMMAGGGGSSDSRSPPRILPPCTNASTGSSLLHPSLPSQNDGVGVEVESSHSSSPTNMAAAEAVWRPY comes from the exons ACCCAGCCCCCGGCCGGCGTTacacccccccctccaccaccctcGCCTCGGGGGGGAAGATGGCCGAAGCCCTGCCCCTGGGCGCCCAGGAGGCCGGAGGCGGGGCCGCACTGGTGGGAAAACTGCGCATGGCCGACCGCGGCATGGTGGAG gtgatCTCCGATCATCCAAGTGAGCTGGTGAAGACAGACAGTCCCAACTTCCTGTGCTCTGTGCTGCCCACACACTGGAGGTGTAACAAGACTCTGCCCATCGCTTTCAAG GTGGTTGCCCTGGGCGACATCCCTGACGGCACCCTGGTGACGGTGATGGCGGGAAACGATGAGAACTACTCAGCTGAGCTTCGCAACGCCACGGCCGCCATCAAGAACCAAGTGGCCAGATTCAATGACCTGCGCTTTGTTGGCCGCAGTGGAAGAG GGAAGAGTTTCACTCTGACAATCACAGTGTTCACCAACCCTCCTCAGGTGGCTACGTACCAGAGAGCCATTAAGATTACAGTGGACGGTCCCAGAGAGCCACGGC gCCATCGGCAGAAGATGGACGAGGTCAAACCCGGCTCTCTGGCTTTCTCTGAGAGGCTAACGGAGCTGGAGCATCTGAGACGGAGCTCGATGAGGGTGACGCCTcctcaccaccatcaccatcaagCCTCCGCCAACACCCGCCAGTCTGCAGCGCTcaactctgcctccttctccaGCCCCACGCACACTCAGATAACCACTG attCCAGGCAGATGCAGTCATCTCCATCTTGGTCCTACGATCAGTCATATCCCTACCTTGGCCAGATAACAACACCCACAGTCCACACAGCCAACCCCCTTTCACCTGGTCGATCTTCGCTCAGTGACCTGTCCTCACGACTCACAG GTCCTGACCTCACAGCCTTCGGCGACCCCAGGATGACCTTAGAACGACCTTTCACCTCCCTACCCTCCTTGCCTGACTCCCGCTTCTCTGACCCCCGGGTCCACTACCCTCCCACAGCGGCCGCCTTCACCTACACCCCCTCTCACAACCCCGTCTCCAATGGCGCCCTAGgcatcaccatggcaacggcCATGGCAACCACTCCAGCAGGGAGGTACCACACCTACCTGCCTCCTCCCTATACAGCAAACACCCCCCACCAGGCTCAAAACGGGCCATTCCAGTCCACCTCCTCGCCATATCACCTGTACTACTCTACCGCCGCCGGGTCATACCAGTTCTCCATGATGGCTGGGGGAGGAGGCAGCAGTGACTCGCGTTCCCCGCCGAGAATCCTGCCACCGTGCACCAATGCCTCCACGGGCTCCTCCCTGCTGCACCCCTCTTTGCCCAGTCAGAATGACGGAGTGGGTGTGGAGGTGGAgtccagccacagcagctctcCGACAAACATGGCAGCTGCTGAAGCTGTCTGGAGACCTTACTGA
- the runx1 gene encoding runt-related transcription factor 1 isoform X3: MNPGAFSSSGPLSWAMYLVRKGRTGSGLFDPAPGRRYTPPSTTLASGGKMAEALPLGAQEAGGGAALVGKLRMADRGMVEVISDHPSELVKTDSPNFLCSVLPTHWRCNKTLPIAFKVVALGDIPDGTLVTVMAGNDENYSAELRNATAAIKNQVARFNDLRFVGRSGRGKSFTLTITVFTNPPQVATYQRAIKITVDGPREPRRHRQKMDEVKPGSLAFSERLTELEHLRRSSMRVTPPHHHHHQASANTRQSAALNSASFSSPTHTQITTDSRQMQSSPSWSYDQSYPYLGQITTPTVHTANPLSPGRSSLSDLSSRLTGPDLTAFGDPRMTLERPFTSLPSLPDSRFSDPRVHYPPTAAAFTYTPSHNPVSNGALGITMATAMATTPAGRYHTYLPPPYTANTPHQAQNGPFQSTSSPYHLYYSTAAGSYQFSMMAGGGGSSDSRSPPRILPPCTNASTGSSLLHPSLPSQNDGVGVEVESSHSSSPTNMAAAEAVWRPY; encoded by the exons ATGAACCCTGGGGCATTCTCCAGCTCTGGCCCCCTGTCCTGGGCCATGTACCTGGTGAGGAAAGGCCGAACAGGCAGCGGACTCTTTG ACCCAGCCCCCGGCCGGCGTTacacccccccctccaccaccctcGCCTCGGGGGGGAAGATGGCCGAAGCCCTGCCCCTGGGCGCCCAGGAGGCCGGAGGCGGGGCCGCACTGGTGGGAAAACTGCGCATGGCCGACCGCGGCATGGTGGAG gtgatCTCCGATCATCCAAGTGAGCTGGTGAAGACAGACAGTCCCAACTTCCTGTGCTCTGTGCTGCCCACACACTGGAGGTGTAACAAGACTCTGCCCATCGCTTTCAAG GTGGTTGCCCTGGGCGACATCCCTGACGGCACCCTGGTGACGGTGATGGCGGGAAACGATGAGAACTACTCAGCTGAGCTTCGCAACGCCACGGCCGCCATCAAGAACCAAGTGGCCAGATTCAATGACCTGCGCTTTGTTGGCCGCAGTGGAAGAG GGAAGAGTTTCACTCTGACAATCACAGTGTTCACCAACCCTCCTCAGGTGGCTACGTACCAGAGAGCCATTAAGATTACAGTGGACGGTCCCAGAGAGCCACGGC gCCATCGGCAGAAGATGGACGAGGTCAAACCCGGCTCTCTGGCTTTCTCTGAGAGGCTAACGGAGCTGGAGCATCTGAGACGGAGCTCGATGAGGGTGACGCCTcctcaccaccatcaccatcaagCCTCCGCCAACACCCGCCAGTCTGCAGCGCTcaactctgcctccttctccaGCCCCACGCACACTCAGATAACCACTG attCCAGGCAGATGCAGTCATCTCCATCTTGGTCCTACGATCAGTCATATCCCTACCTTGGCCAGATAACAACACCCACAGTCCACACAGCCAACCCCCTTTCACCTGGTCGATCTTCGCTCAGTGACCTGTCCTCACGACTCACAG GTCCTGACCTCACAGCCTTCGGCGACCCCAGGATGACCTTAGAACGACCTTTCACCTCCCTACCCTCCTTGCCTGACTCCCGCTTCTCTGACCCCCGGGTCCACTACCCTCCCACAGCGGCCGCCTTCACCTACACCCCCTCTCACAACCCCGTCTCCAATGGCGCCCTAGgcatcaccatggcaacggcCATGGCAACCACTCCAGCAGGGAGGTACCACACCTACCTGCCTCCTCCCTATACAGCAAACACCCCCCACCAGGCTCAAAACGGGCCATTCCAGTCCACCTCCTCGCCATATCACCTGTACTACTCTACCGCCGCCGGGTCATACCAGTTCTCCATGATGGCTGGGGGAGGAGGCAGCAGTGACTCGCGTTCCCCGCCGAGAATCCTGCCACCGTGCACCAATGCCTCCACGGGCTCCTCCCTGCTGCACCCCTCTTTGCCCAGTCAGAATGACGGAGTGGGTGTGGAGGTGGAgtccagccacagcagctctcCGACAAACATGGCAGCTGCTGAAGCTGTCTGGAGACCTTACTGA